In Hevea brasiliensis isolate MT/VB/25A 57/8 chromosome 13, ASM3005281v1, whole genome shotgun sequence, a single genomic region encodes these proteins:
- the LOC110636829 gene encoding agamous-like MADS-box protein AGL65, translating to MGRVKLKIKRLESTSNRQVTYSKRRNGILKKAKELSILCDIDIVLLMFSPTGRPTLYQGEHSNVEDVIAKFAQLTPQERAKRKVESLEVLKKTFKKLDHDVNMQDFLGSSTQTVEELTNQVKFLQAQLTEIHNRMSYWSNPDKVDSIENLSQMEESLKESINQIRLQKENFGSCQLVRLECSSQFQNGMDLPLMINGMQEAQPLSWLPNNGNQHLILSNEQNFLPQRDKECSTDASLPGYSGYYDTGKHTEIGNPRPVDNIGQGSAVFSNLSSNTCLSVQLDEQFSYPPFSSLNLPEVKKMKPEMQMNSQGICSVHQVNSNFELPRSIYENGHHTWVSASGPCSIAMFSENQYHQQPN from the exons ATGGGAAGGGTGAAGCTAAAGATAAAGAGGTTAGAGAGCACCAGCAATCGGCAAGTGACCTATTCAAAACGAAGGAATGGGATCTTGAAGAAAGCTAAGGAATTGTCTATATTATGCGACATAGATATTGTCCTTCTCATGTTTTCTCCAACGGGAAGGCCTACTTTATATCAAGGAGAGCACAG CAACGTTGAAGATGTTATTGCAAAATTTGCTCAATTAACTCCGCAGGAAAGGGCCAAAAG GAAAGTGGAGAGCCTTGAA GTATTGAAGAAAACCTTCAAGAAGTTGGACCATGATGTGAATATGCAAGACTTTTTGGGTTCAAG CACTCAAACAGTTGAG GAGTTGACCAATCAAGTTAAGTTTTTGCAAGCGCAACTTACAGAAATACATAATAGAATGAG CTATTGGAGTAACCCTGATAAGGTTGATAGCATAGAAAATCTTAGTCAGATGGAAGAATCGCTAAAAGAGTCTATTAACCAAATCCGTCTGCAAAAG GAAAATTTTGGGAGTTGCCAACTTGTGCGACTAGAATGCAGTAGCCAG TTTCAGAATGGAATGGATTTACCTTTGATGATAAATGGCATGCAAGAGGCCCAACCACTATCATGGCTTCCAAACAATGGCAATCAGCATCTGATATTATCCAATGAGCAGAACTTTTTGCCTCAAAG AGATAAAGAATGCTCAACTGATGCATCCCTTCCAGGCTATTCTGGTTACTATGATACTGGCAAACATACTGAAATTGGAAATCCGAGACCAGTTGATAACATCGGGCAGGGCAGTGCTGTTTTTAGCAATTTAAGTAGTAATACATGTTTAAGTGTACAACTTGATGAACAGTTCTCATACCCTCCATTTAGTAGTTTAAATTTGCCTGAAGTTAAGAAAATGAAGCCTGAGATGCAGATGAACTCCCAAGGAATCTGTTCTGTCCATCAAGTTAATAGCAATTTTGAACTTCCTAGATCTATATATGAAAATGGTCATCATACTTGGGTTTCTGCATCTGGGCCTTGCAGCATTGCAATGTTTAGTGAGAACCAATATCACCAG CAACCAAATTGA
- the LOC110648390 gene encoding cyclic dof factor 3, with protein sequence MQEKATRDPAIKLFGRKIPLKTEGHPPPISSEDLPPLERVEEEQHEKKAEKDFAEGAEEDDTPLQDTEESADPETSPETNVNPKTPSINEESAKSMTSKTEKETQEKTLKKPDKILPCPRCNSMDTKFCYYNNYNINQPRHFCKACQRYWTAGGSMRNVPVGAGRRKNKNSASHYRHITISEVLQAAGIEAPNGEHNALKTNGRVLSFGLDAPVCDSMASVLNLADKKVLNGTRNGFHNFEERRIPVPFEGRENGDDCSSGSSVTVSNSMEEGGRTCSQEPFIQSINAFASPIPCLPSVPWSYPWNSALPPPAFCPPGFPMSFYPPFWNCAIAGGWNIPLLSSPSSSSSNQKASCGPNSSLGKHSRDGDTLKSDDLEKEEQPSKHKNGCVLVPKILRIDDPTEAAKSSIWATLGIKNESFPGGGLFKAFQPKTDDKKLVSEASPVLLANPAALSRSINFHENS encoded by the exons atgcaagaaaaagctACTAGGGACCCCGCCATCAAGCTCTTTGGCAGGAAAATACCTCTGAAGACCGAAGGTCACCCTCCGCCGATCTCCTCCGAGGACTTGCCTCCCTTGGAGAGAGTAGAAGAAGAACAACATGAGAAGAAGGCAGAGAAG GATTTTGCAGAAGGAGCAGAAGAAGATGATACTCCACTGCAGGATACAGAGGAGTCTGCAGATCCAGAAACATCACCAGAGACTAATGTGAATCCCAAAACACCCTCTATCAATGAAGAATCTGCAAAATCAATGACTTCCAAAACAGAGAAGGAAACTCAAGAGAAAACCCTCAAGAAGCCTGACAAAATACTTCCATGCCCGCGGTGCAATAGCATGGATACCAAATTTTGTTACTACAACAATTACAATATCAACCAACCACGCCATTTCTGCAAAGCCTGTCAAAGATATTGGACTGCTGGTGGTTCCATGAGAAATGTCCCAGTGGGAGCTGGACGTCGCAAGAATAAGAACTCTGCCTCTCATTATCGTCACATAACCATTTCTGAGGTGCTGCAAGCTGCTGGTATTGAAGCTCCTAATGGAGAACACAACGCACTGAAAACTAATGGTAGAGTCCTTAGCTTTGGCTTGGATGCACCAGTATGTGATTCCATGGCTTCTGTATTAAATCTTGCTGATAAGAAGGTTTTGAATGGCACTCGAAATGgctttcataattttgaagaacgGAGGATTCCAGTTCCCTTCGAAGGTAGAGAAAATGGTGATGATtgttcaagtggatcttctgtgACCGTTTCCAATTCAATGGAGGAAGGAGGCAGGACTTGCTCGCAAGAACCTTTTATACAAAGCATCAATGCCTTTGCTTCTCCAATCCCATGTCTCCCTAGTGTTCCTTGGTCCTATCCTTGGAATTCTGCATTGCCCCCTCCAGCTTTTTGTCCACCAGGATTTCCTATGTCATTTTATCCTCCCTTTTGGAATTGTGCAATTGCTGGTGGTTGGAACATCCCTTTGTTGTCTTcgccttcatcttcttcatcaaatcAAAAGGCTTCATGTGGTCCTAATTCTTCTTTGGGAAAGCACTCGAGAGATGGGGACACGCTTAAATCAGATGATTTGGAGAAAGAAGAGCAGCCATCAAAGCATAAAAATGGATGTGTTTTAGTTCCCAAAATTCTAAGGATTGATGACCCAACTGAAGCTGCAAAAAGTTCTATATGGGCAACTCTTGGAATCAAGAATGAGTCCTTCCCTGGGGGAGGACTGTTCAAGGCCTTCCAACCAAAGACTGATGACAAGAAACTTGTTTCTGAAGCCTCTCCGGTATTGCTGGCAAACCCTGCTGCTTTGTCTCGATCCATCAACTTTCATGAAAACTCTTGA
- the LOC110648391 gene encoding probable calcium-binding protein CML45, with protein sequence MEYTTDNASSLSLFVFMLLTILNCICINIIILKDLYLTFCQVPRVFLYLWRVWVERKSSRVEVATKKLCVDRNLNQKLEPQEVEMLMEKPVAAFTKKTCCHRKNLEEVSLEEVAMVMRQLGTCYDPEGEKLRDRLSSNDITALFEEQEPSLQEVREAFCMFDKNNDGFIDAKELRRVLCALCFAEVSETDCKRMIKAYDYNRDGVIDFNEFVRLLTTSLT encoded by the coding sequence ATGGAGTATACAACAGATAATGCATCATCACTCAGTCTATTTGTTTTCATGTTGCTAACGATTCTCAACTGTATCTGTATCAATATCATTATCCTTAAAGACTTGTACTTAACTTTTTGCCAAGTCCCCAGGGTGTTTTTGTACCTCTGGAGGGTTTGGGTTGAGAGAAAGTCATCAAGAGTTGAAGTTGCAACCAAGAAACTTTGCGTCGACAGAAATTTAAATCAGAAGCTGGAGCCTCAAGAAGTGGAAATGCTGATGGAGAAACCAGTGGCAGCTTTCACCAAGAAAACCTGCTGTCATCGCAAGAATTTAGAAGAAGTAAGTTTAGAAGAGGTGGCAATGGTAATGAGGCAGCTGGGAACTTGTTATGACCCTGAAGGTGAAAAGTTACGAGATAGGCTGAGCTCAAATGACATTACTGCTCTGTTTGAGGAGCAGGAGCCAAGCCTCCAGGAAGTCAGAGAAGCTTTCTGTATGTTCGATAAAAATAATGACGGTTTCATCGATGCAAAGGAGTTGAGAAGAGTCCTTTGTGCATTGTGTTTCGCAGAAGTTTCAGAAACTGACTGCAAAAGGATGATTAAAGCGTATGATTATAACAGAGATGGAGTGATAGATTTCAACGAATTTGTAAGACTCCTGACGACCAGTTTAacctaa